Proteins encoded in a region of the Vicia villosa cultivar HV-30 ecotype Madison, WI linkage group LG5, Vvil1.0, whole genome shotgun sequence genome:
- the LOC131607616 gene encoding phosphoribosylformylglycinamidine cyclo-ligase, chloroplastic/mitochondrial-like — MTFGASTELSNYLALPSVRPNSRKCQCTAGVTFTLHNATAAYNGVLSNLKSNRNDNRVVSVRADGKGKGLTYKDAGVDIDAGSELVRRIAKMAPGIGGFGGLFPLGDSYLVAGTDGVGTKLMLAFETGIHDTIGIDLVAMSVNDIVTSGAKPLFFLDYFATGHLDVDVAEQVIKGIVNGCKQSDCALLGGETAEMPGLYKEGEYDLSGCAVGIVKKENVINGKNIAVGDIIIGLPSSGVHSNGFSLVRRVLAQSGLQLKDKLPGGDITIAEALMAPTTIYVKQVLDIISKGGVKGIAHITGGGFTDNIPRVFPEGLGALIYENSWDMPAVFKWLKEAGKIEDSEMMRTFNMGIGMVLVVSPAAANEILENRVEAGKAYRIGEVISGNGVTYS, encoded by the exons ATGACTTTCGGAGCTTCCActgaactttcaaattaccttgcACTACCATCAGTTAGACCTAATTCTCGCAAATGTCAATGCACCGCCGGAGTCACCTTCACTTTGCACAATGCAACAGCCGCTTACAACGGCGTATTATCAAATTTGAAGTCGAATAGGAACGATAACAGAGTTGTTTCTGTTAGGGCTGACGGTAAAGGTAAAGGACTTACGTATAAAGACGCCGGTGTTGACATTGATGCCGGTTCTGAACTTGTTCGAAGAATTGCCAAGATGGCGCCAGGGATTGGAGGCTTCGGTGGTTTATTCCCCCTCG gTGATTCATATCTCGTTGCTGGTACTGATGGTGTGGGGACAAAGTTGATGCTTGCTTTTGAAACTGGCATTCATGACACTATCGGGATTGATCTG GTTGCAATGAGCGTCAATGACATTGTTACTTCAGGGGCAAAGCCTTTGTTTTTCCTTGATTACTTTGCTACTGGCCACCTTGATGTGGATGTTGCTGAGCAG GTTATAAAAGGAATCGTCAATGGTTGTAAGCAATCTGATTGTGCTCTTCTAGGTGGAGAG ACTGCAGAAATGCCTGGTCTATATAAAGAAGGCGAGTATGATCTCAGCGGCTGTGCTGTTGGCATTGTAAAGAAGGAGAATGTAATCAATGGGAAGAACATTGCCGTTGGTGACATTATTATTGGTTTGCCATCCAGTGGAGTTCATTCTAATGGCTTCTCACTTGTAAGAAG AGTGCTTGCTCAAAGCGGGCttcaattgaaagataaacttccCGGCGGTGACATTACAATTGCTGAAGCTTTGATGGCTCCAACTACTATCTATGTCAAACAG GTGCTTGACATAATCAGCAAGGGAGGGGTAAAGGGAATTGCCCACATCACCGGTGGTGGTTTTACAGATAACATACCTCGAGTTTTTCCCGAAGGCCTTGGGGCTCTTATATATGAAAACTCATGGGATATGCCTGCAGTGTTCAAATGGCTTAAGGAG GCTGGGAAGATTGAAGATTCTGAGATGATGCGAACTTTTAATATGGGCATCGGGATGGTCCTTGTAGTTAGTCCAGCGGCAGCGAATGAAATTCTTGAAAACAGAGTTGAAGCTGGTAAAGCTTACCGCATTGGTGAAGTTATAAGCGGAAATGGTGTAACCTACAGTTAA